GATAGGAAAGCATGAATAAGATGAGCTTTTACAGTTGACAAAGGTTTTCCTTTAACTAGAACAGTAAATGTTTCGTCCTTTTCCGTTGTCATAAGATTACCGAACCAGGACCGTTTTGTTAGTTCAGGCGACGAGTCTGGGGTTAAATGAACTTCATCCGACGAAACTATGAACAAATACTTCATTAGATTACCGGAAAATGAACAAGTGCATGGCATGTAATGTACCTTGTAACTTTCTTCGGTGAAACCTGGGACTTCCtagaaaactatttttgatATTAGTCAGTCTCGTTTTCCATATTTGACCGCCGGTATTGCTACAAGTCGATCCGGTCATAACTGGTGGAGGTGCGCCCATATGTGGAGATCCCGGTGGAGTCATTACtgtaattttgttattttagatTTCGATTATTCACAATGAATTTTGATGCATTTACTGTTGCTATTATCCGGCTCAGCGAACAGTGAAATTGCTATTGTCGGACCGGAGTTGGCTCTGTGATGAACTGGTGATGACTGTTGTTCAGTATTTGTCGCTGTGTGTGGTGTTCGATTAACCGGTGATGGCGAGTGTGTAGAATGCCTTATCGATGCTGGAGAAGACGGCCTCGAGATACCTGGAAATTCGAAGACGATATTCAGTCAACATCGGAATAATTTTGAACAATCTTTGAGTACATACCAGAGGTTTGCGATGAATTTAAACCCGAATTTCTCGTTGGACTATGGTACGATGCTGACCGTACTGATGGTGTTGATGAAGGCGATCTCCGGTTATGATTCCTTGTGTTACTATAAGAACGAAAGCTGCAATTTAGTAATTGCACATTTAATTACACAATCCACTCAAAGcgaaaacaataacaaaaaatattcagaaaagcTGAACTTACTTGAATGCTTGCCTACGGGGTGTCAATGGTGAGCCTTCACTGATTTGTCCGAAATTCAAACAGTTCTGACCATTTATTCTACAAgtatctaaacgttttttaGGCGGGTCTGCAGTCTCTGCAACATCATTTCGAGGCCTTATTGCTTCGTCATCATCTTCAAGGGCTGGACGCCTTCGTTTTCGCTCCAACAACAGAAAGTAGATCACTTTTTCGGTATTGTGGCTAGAGAAATTGTGCAATGAAAAATGTCGTTAAATTATGATCCTCGTTCACTTGTTCCATTTTGTCTTACTTAGGGCTTAACAGCTCCTGTATCAATCTTTCTTTCTCCTTAAAACATCCTAATGAACATATCGCATTTAAAACGTCTGGATCAACGGACATTGCCGACGGTATAACATGAGTTTGAACGACATCCATCATAGGCAATTCCAATTCCAGTTCACCCTTACCACCAGCCGTCACCCAAGGATGTTTATTGATTTCCGTTAGATTTAATCGTTTGTCCGGATTCACTTCGATCATTCCACGTAACAAACTTTGACAATCCGGTGGTACGAAGTGCGGTATGTGAAATACACCGcgttttactttttccaaaagttGTCTTAAATTGTCATCATCAAATGGTAAAGCTCCTACTAATAAAGCGTACAGTATAACACCGCATGACCAAACATCAGCTCGTCGACCATCATATTTTTCTCCCTGTTTGCGAGTAATTATTTATGTAGTGACATATGGTTGAACGACTACAATTTACATGTAATAACTAACAGTACGACTGGgactgtaaaaaaaagagttcGCGAGTAGCATGCAAAATTTTACCGTGGAATTGCCATGATAAATGTGAACATATGAAAAAGTTTGAACGGAAACATTTGTTCGTTTTCGAGAACTTTTGATTGGTTTATTTGAGTACCAGCAAACACTGCTACTTTCCACGGATTTATccaattttgttgaacaagaagaaatttatgttaaaaaacatttgaattcgAAGCCACATTACATTCAGTGCAGGGTCTATTTTTGTGGATTGAATTCCTAAAAACTCCTAATTCATTAacaaaattcctaattttaatgattgtaaaatttatgaatttttaggtctcttttatgaatttttaggtctcttttatgaatttttaggtctcttttatgaatttttaggaatgttatggtacaaaatctttaaaaaatagtccctgattcAGTCCGTCTATGTTCCATCGAATTGAATTTACATCATTTATTAACCGAAAGCTGTAAGAAGATGTTGTATATAAAACAAGTACCAAGCTTTCGGATAAATCTAATCATGAagtggaaaattaaaaaaacaaaaccttGGCACACTCTCCTCTGTTGTAAAAgtataacacaaaaattgaggCGTGTTATACGATAATAAAACACATAAATGAGTATATGAGTACCACTCACCCGTATTACTTCAGGGCAGGCATAATGTGGTGATCCGCATGAAGTCTCTAACATTGAACCAGCTGGCTGGAGACTTGCCATTCCAAAATCGGcaatttttatgttatttttttcatccaaTAGAAGGTTTTCTGGCTTCAAATCTCTATGACTACAGAACAAACGGGTCGTTTAATCTTCATTTGGGAACCGTAACAACAATCGTCTTACCATATGGAATGTGAATGACAAAAATCCAAGGCAGATATAATTTGCCTAAAGAACTTCCTAGCTTCTTTCGGTGTTAATCGCCCTTTTTTCACTAAATAATCGAATAGTTCACCACCCGAAACATGTTCCAATACCAAATAGAGatactttttattttcatagacATCCGACAGACCAAGCACATGTGGATGATctattaatttcattattgCTATTTCTCTCTCCACCTAATTGACAAGAGGATACAACAATTACGAATACAATCAGATTGTAATTAATGTTTGCAGCTCATTCGAACCGAATCGTCATCACAATGAGACATATTTTATACGAGCCAGATGTGATGAACGGCCAtgtaaacatttcaaatcgaatttgcgtcaaacataaaatgttGACGAAATGCAATAATTGAACGAGCTGATTTCTGTGACATTATGATTTACCTTCATTAGAACAGATTCACTAAGCTTTTCCCTGTTGATTATTTTGATTGCCACCTTTTTTCCCAGCACGCAATGGACACCCAATTTAACGAGACCTGCAAAATTTCgaaggaaaaattaattcaatttctttaatgTTCGGTTCCTTAATTCGATTGAATTTTGCCGGAGGAAGAAAAAGAACGCTTGTGAATTGGTAGTAGCTTTACTATACCCGCGAGAAATCCCATAAAAAGAGGAACACTTTTCgataattcaattcatttatcaTAACTCATTCATGGCTGTCAAGTGAAAAAGTTTTGGAATTTATCCAAACGTTGTGTTCGAgattatttaaaaagtttatgtattctttcttCTCTTTGTTTCGTGTTTCGGGCACGAGATTCTTGCTAGAAGTTTTTACTGCATCGCCCGGGCAACATATATATGGTATTGTAGAGTTATTGGCGGATGAAATGAGAAGTTGTTATAGGAAAAATGATGCTGCATTTATCTTagcacaaaaattttgtacattCATCTCTAGACATGGGTATGTGGTACAGGCTATCtgatttcaaaataatcatccgaacagaaattgatttatttcacacacaaaaaaatggtgGTGATAAATCGGTGGTTTCATTTGGTTTATGAGatgaataattatttatttacgttgTTGTGCAATGACATCAAAAGATACATAAGAAGATTTTCCAGACAGATGATTTTCGGTATCATTCATCAAAATCTGTTCTTAACGACAAAACTCAAGACTTTTTTATGCTTTTTTCGTTTGTAAAATCGCAGACATGCTGCTGGCTAAATGAACGACGTATCTACGTTACCGAAACGAAAACGGTATTCAACtcgatttctttttaattttacgaaaGCTTTCAGAAGTCCTTGGCATTGAGTGGGACCCGGGACCCACACTTTaccattttccatacattctCCATTTGTCCTTGCAAAATGAACAGTTCATAGTTTaata
The sequence above is drawn from the Bradysia coprophila strain Holo2 chromosome IV unlocalized genomic scaffold, BU_Bcop_v1 contig_144, whole genome shotgun sequence genome and encodes:
- the LOC119071153 gene encoding serine/threonine-protein kinase BRSK2 isoform X1, which gives rise to MQKENNAPVESHQYVGPYRLEKTLGKGQTGLVKLGVHCVLGKKVAIKIINREKLSESVLMKVEREIAIMKLIDHPHVLGLSDVYENKKYLYLVLEHVSGGELFDYLVKKGRLTPKEARKFFRQIISALDFCHSHSICHRDLKPENLLLDEKNNIKIADFGMASLQPAGSMLETSCGSPHYACPEVIRGEKYDGRRADVWSCGVILYALLVGALPFDDDNLRQLLEKVKRGVFHIPHFVPPDCQSLLRGMIEVNPDKRLNLTEINKHPWVTAGGKGELELELPMMDVVQTHVIPSAMSVDPDVLNAICSLGCFKEKERLIQELLSPNHNTEKVIYFLLLERKRRRPALEDDDEAIRPRNDVAETADPPKKRLDTCRINGQNCLNFGQISEGSPLTPRRQAFNFRSYSNTRNHNRRSPSSTPSVRSASYHSPTRNSGLNSSQTSGISRPSSPASIRHSTHSPSPVNRTPHTATNTEQQSSPVHHRANSGPTIAISLFAEPDNSNIMTPPGSPHMGAPPPVMTGSTCSNTGGQIWKTRLTNIKNSFLGSPRFHRRKLQVSSDEVHLTPDSSPELTKRSWFGNLMTTEKDETFTVLVKGKPLSTVKAHLIHAFLSMAELSHSVISPMSFRVEYKRNGTGPVMFQRHVRFQVDISAICKQGDVADMLFAITFTLLSGNIRRFRRICEHIQSQVCSKRFPGPSSPPGLPSVTTAVSESSSCGSDSSERISCYKRQIENEVDTEVFECKSGGRRSSASTNNNNTAPSDPGSPKTVRSSSESTDHERQRDRNGERPTTMSGTTVSVK
- the LOC119071153 gene encoding serine/threonine-protein kinase BRSK2 isoform X2, which translates into the protein MQKENNAPVESHQYVGPYRLEKTLGKGQTGLVKLGVHCVLGKKVAIKIINREKLSESVLMKVEREIAIMKLIDHPHVLGLSDVYENKKYLYLVLEHVSGGELFDYLVKKGRLTPKEARKFFRQIISALDFCHSHSICHRDLKPENLLLDEKNNIKIADFGMASLQPAGSMLETSCGSPHYACPEVIRGEKYDGRRADVWSCGVILYALLVGALPFDDDNLRQLLEKVKRGVFHIPHFVPPDCQSLLRGMIEVNPDKRLNLTEINKHPWVTAGGKGELELELPMMDVVQTHVIPSAMSVDPDVLNAICSLGCFKEKERLIQELLSPNHNTEKVIYFLLLERKRRRPALEDDDEAIRPRNDVAETADPPKKRLDTCRINGQNCLNFGQISEGSPLTPRRQAFNNTRNHNRRSPSSTPSVRSASYHSPTRNSGLNSSQTSGISRPSSPASIRHSTHSPSPVNRTPHTATNTEQQSSPVHHRANSGPTIAISLFAEPDNSNIMTPPGSPHMGAPPPVMTGSTCSNTGGQIWKTRLTNIKNSFLGSPRFHRRKLQVSSDEVHLTPDSSPELTKRSWFGNLMTTEKDETFTVLVKGKPLSTVKAHLIHAFLSMAELSHSVISPMSFRVEYKRNGTGPVMFQRHVRFQVDISAICKQGDVADMLFAITFTLLSGNIRRFRRICEHIQSQVCSKRFPGPSSPPGLPSVTTAVSESSSCGSDSSERISCYKRQIENEVDTEVFECKSGGRRSSASTNNNNTAPSDPGSPKTVRSSSESTDHERQRDRNGERPTTMSGTTVSVK